The following coding sequences lie in one Mycobacterium gordonae genomic window:
- a CDS encoding PQQ-dependent sugar dehydrogenase gives MRILAPRDMLATVLVGVLVLAGCSTQSRPSSDTGPAPPVPASGKLVSAPVGVPAGLATAPFDQPRKALIPDGWTISVWARIPKARLATWTPDGTLLVSVPASGQIVRLSQGRQATLLGDLDQPHGMAFAGSTLYVAESDQIDAYDYVDGRAVNGRTVAAGLPDARSPDLQGAYAHALKSVAVGPDGAVYFSIGSTANISPQDRTANPPRATIMRIAPGGGPAQPFATGVRNGTGLAVAPDGSVWTAVNNRDNAPDAAGKVDVGYVNDHPPESLARLTPGRELGWPYCNPDGGPADMPFIRDMTTNKDGSELDCSALAKVEQSMGAHSAPLGLSFTTGALPQPYADGALVGIHGSWNRKPPRAPEVSFFAWRDGALGDQQTLVGGFQSGDGSRWGRPVAAVVGPDGAVYVTDDDAGAVYRLAPPGR, from the coding sequence ATGCGAATCTTGGCGCCTCGCGACATGCTGGCCACTGTCCTGGTCGGCGTCCTCGTGCTGGCAGGGTGTTCGACGCAGTCCCGACCCTCGTCCGACACCGGGCCCGCGCCGCCGGTGCCGGCGTCGGGGAAGCTGGTGTCCGCCCCCGTCGGCGTGCCCGCCGGCCTGGCAACGGCGCCGTTCGACCAACCGCGAAAGGCGCTGATACCCGACGGCTGGACGATATCGGTGTGGGCGCGAATCCCCAAGGCGCGGTTGGCAACCTGGACGCCCGATGGCACCCTGCTGGTGTCGGTCCCGGCCAGCGGGCAGATCGTCAGGCTGTCACAGGGCCGTCAGGCGACGCTGCTCGGCGATCTCGACCAACCGCACGGCATGGCGTTCGCGGGGTCGACGCTGTACGTCGCCGAGAGTGACCAGATCGACGCCTACGACTACGTCGACGGACGGGCGGTCAACGGCCGGACCGTCGCGGCCGGCCTTCCCGACGCTCGCAGCCCTGATCTGCAGGGCGCGTACGCGCATGCGCTCAAGAGTGTGGCCGTGGGGCCTGACGGTGCGGTCTATTTCTCGATCGGTTCGACGGCCAACATCTCGCCGCAGGACCGCACGGCGAACCCGCCCAGGGCGACGATCATGCGGATTGCGCCCGGCGGCGGCCCGGCGCAGCCGTTCGCGACGGGAGTGCGCAACGGAACCGGCCTCGCGGTCGCGCCCGACGGATCGGTGTGGACCGCGGTCAACAACCGCGACAACGCACCTGATGCGGCGGGAAAGGTCGACGTCGGCTACGTCAACGACCATCCCCCGGAGTCACTGGCGCGCCTCACTCCTGGACGCGAATTAGGTTGGCCCTATTGCAATCCCGACGGTGGGCCCGCCGATATGCCGTTCATCCGCGACATGACGACCAACAAGGACGGATCTGAGCTGGATTGCTCGGCGCTGGCTAAGGTCGAGCAGAGCATGGGCGCTCACTCGGCGCCACTGGGATTGTCGTTCACCACCGGTGCGCTGCCGCAGCCGTACGCCGACGGCGCCCTGGTCGGCATCCACGGTTCGTGGAATCGGAAGCCGCCGCGCGCACCCGAGGTGTCGTTCTTCGCCTGGCGGGATGGTGCTCTCGGCGATCAGCAGACGCTCGTCGGCGGCTTTCAGAGTGGCGACGGGTCCCGATGGGGCCGCCCGGTCGCCGCGGTGGTCGGGCCGGACGGCGCGGTGTACGTCACCGACGACGACGCGGGCGCCGTGTACCGGCTGGCGCCGCCGGGGCGGTAA
- a CDS encoding dihydrofolate reductase family protein, whose amino-acid sequence MGKLIYGFNVSLDGYIADAHGNIDWSEPSEELHQYWNDFERETALSCYGRRIYELMSAYWPTADTAPDATPLIVEFAHIWRDMPKVVFSRTLESVDWNSRLERGDPVEVVTKLKAETDGRLEVVGATLAAPIVQAGLVDEYRVVIAPTAVGGGTPYFPTLPAWISLRLVENRTFPGGTVLLRYEAKHD is encoded by the coding sequence ATGGGCAAACTCATCTATGGCTTCAACGTGTCGCTGGACGGGTACATCGCTGACGCGCACGGCAACATCGACTGGTCCGAGCCGAGCGAAGAACTGCACCAGTACTGGAACGACTTCGAGCGGGAAACCGCCCTGTCGTGCTACGGACGCCGGATCTACGAACTGATGTCCGCGTATTGGCCGACCGCGGATACGGCACCGGACGCCACCCCGCTGATCGTCGAGTTCGCCCATATCTGGCGCGACATGCCCAAGGTCGTGTTCTCGCGCACTCTGGAGTCCGTCGACTGGAACTCCCGCCTGGAACGCGGCGATCCGGTCGAGGTGGTGACGAAGCTGAAGGCCGAAACCGACGGGAGGCTGGAGGTGGTCGGCGCGACGCTGGCCGCACCGATCGTGCAGGCCGGACTGGTGGACGAGTATCGCGTCGTGATAGCGCCCACTGCCGTGGGCGGGGGCACACCGTACTTCCCGACGCTGCCGGCATGGATCTCGCTGCGACTGGTGGAGAACCGCACCTTCCCGGGCGGCACGGTACTGCTGCGCTACGAGGCGAAACACGACTGA
- a CDS encoding TolB family protein gives MNMAHRGRWAALLAVLVLAGCQPASRTNPTTTQTDTTATSATTTPKIVQPGALFYTKAGSLYVSEPAGAPGRKLTDGPADAQPAPSPDLAHVAFVRKKTASDYGGELWVLDLSPQLAPLAPPRRLVDPAGLPHGSGGLPPMVARPRWSPTGHHVAFVDNPTGGAVEGGVLLVAAADTGAIAPRPPAASQSATAWAPFAEPAFAWAPDGSHIAWLDERSDVRPTNVNALAVGGASTSVATGPNASSVSYARDGRAILFTNGDTSDPFMLPKNPFTLRAGGVYSVAASVETGATPAAPTPLFTAQGWSYRDMTILDSGAVAFTAQQVGRGAPAARVIQVLDKGSSLPRTTVTEVATKSVCTETPRGGGVCHAVQGPAWGAGNILAYLDNSPEVQLIFTDAEGRDPKRVDSGVDSFAFPPVP, from the coding sequence ATGAACATGGCTCACCGTGGTCGGTGGGCCGCACTGCTGGCCGTGCTGGTTCTGGCCGGTTGTCAGCCGGCGAGCAGGACGAACCCGACCACCACGCAAACGGACACCACAGCGACGTCTGCGACCACCACCCCCAAAATCGTGCAACCGGGCGCCTTGTTCTACACGAAGGCAGGGTCGCTGTACGTCAGCGAACCCGCCGGCGCCCCCGGCCGGAAACTGACAGACGGACCGGCAGACGCGCAACCGGCGCCGTCCCCCGACCTCGCGCACGTGGCGTTCGTCCGGAAGAAGACAGCCTCCGACTATGGCGGTGAGTTGTGGGTGCTCGACCTTTCGCCGCAACTCGCACCCCTGGCGCCACCCCGGCGACTGGTGGACCCCGCCGGCCTTCCGCACGGCAGCGGCGGCCTTCCGCCAATGGTCGCCAGGCCCCGTTGGTCGCCGACGGGACACCATGTGGCCTTCGTCGACAACCCGACTGGTGGGGCGGTAGAGGGAGGCGTCCTGCTCGTCGCGGCGGCCGACACAGGAGCAATCGCGCCCAGACCGCCGGCTGCATCCCAATCCGCCACCGCGTGGGCGCCGTTCGCCGAACCCGCCTTCGCATGGGCACCGGACGGCAGTCACATCGCCTGGTTGGACGAACGCAGCGACGTCAGGCCGACGAACGTCAACGCCCTGGCCGTCGGCGGCGCATCCACGTCTGTCGCCACCGGCCCGAACGCATCATCGGTGAGCTACGCCAGGGACGGGCGGGCGATCCTGTTCACCAACGGGGACACCTCAGATCCGTTCATGCTCCCCAAGAACCCCTTCACCCTCCGCGCTGGTGGCGTCTACTCGGTCGCAGCCTCCGTCGAAACCGGTGCGACGCCGGCCGCCCCCACTCCGTTGTTCACCGCGCAAGGTTGGTCCTACCGCGACATGACGATCCTGGACTCCGGTGCGGTGGCCTTCACGGCGCAACAGGTCGGGCGGGGTGCCCCTGCTGCGAGGGTTATTCAGGTTCTCGACAAGGGTTCCTCGCTACCGCGCACGACGGTCACCGAAGTCGCGACCAAGTCGGTTTGTACTGAAACCCCTCGGGGCGGGGGCGTTTGTCATGCCGTCCAAGGACCCGCGTGGGGTGCCGGCAATATCCTTGCCTACCTTGATAATTCGCCAGAAGTGCAGCTTATCTTCACCGACGCCGAGGGGCGTGACCCCAAGCGGGTCGACAGCGGCGTGGACAGCTTTGCCTTCCCGCCGGTTCCCTGA
- a CDS encoding zinc finger domain-containing protein codes for MRSKTEHPSLTHRCPFCGADPGTPCVTRNGGRELDWPHSRRIHFAEPKPQRPKRQALCCVCGHPRTVSGNYFFGSNDENRASGGFGDDPRGWLNTGTLKCVACGCRTRHALLRDPGSAHVDYAEAYQRYALGGQWPDRPEYAPDRERLRERYFRQFPRNPNLRHLWWVQDGDKARAAGIREVPTLCGGVHTLRGESTAARQVIKPQYLAPEPVHTDQYTDHATGESWRDGDCVDCLRVYNDGLLQRTRDDLARLIRWYFVRSDRLDAAEVEELRSFLRASARRTWQRWQQRQDR; via the coding sequence GTGCGCTCGAAAACAGAACACCCGTCCCTGACCCATCGTTGCCCGTTTTGCGGCGCCGACCCGGGCACACCGTGCGTCACCCGCAACGGCGGCCGCGAGCTCGACTGGCCACACAGCCGCCGGATTCACTTCGCCGAACCGAAACCGCAACGGCCGAAGCGGCAGGCCTTGTGCTGTGTGTGTGGCCACCCGCGCACCGTCAGCGGCAATTACTTCTTCGGCAGCAACGACGAGAATCGTGCCAGCGGCGGCTTTGGTGACGATCCGCGCGGCTGGCTGAATACCGGAACGTTGAAATGTGTGGCTTGCGGGTGCCGGACCCGGCATGCGCTGCTGCGCGATCCCGGGTCGGCGCATGTCGACTACGCGGAGGCCTACCAGCGGTATGCGCTTGGCGGGCAGTGGCCAGATCGGCCCGAGTACGCACCGGACCGCGAACGGTTGCGCGAGCGGTATTTCCGGCAGTTTCCACGGAACCCGAATCTGCGGCACCTGTGGTGGGTGCAGGACGGGGACAAGGCGCGCGCAGCTGGCATCCGCGAGGTGCCGACTCTGTGCGGCGGTGTCCACACGCTACGCGGTGAATCGACCGCGGCGCGCCAGGTCATCAAGCCGCAGTACTTGGCGCCAGAGCCAGTGCACACAGATCAGTACACCGACCACGCCACCGGCGAGTCGTGGCGCGACGGGGACTGCGTGGACTGCCTGCGCGTGTACAACGACGGCCTGTTGCAGCGGACCCGTGACGACCTCGCAAGGCTAATCCGCTGGTACTTCGTGCGGTCCGATCGACTCGACGCCGCGGAGGTCGAGGAGTTGCGGAGCTTCCTGCGGGCGTCTGCGCGTCGTACATGGCAGCGTTGGCAACAGCGGCAAGACCGCTGA
- a CDS encoding NADAR family protein, with product MSGLWVPVIDRFRGEHFFLSNFYPAITPHRGRIFATSEHAYMAAKTDDTDARAAILASVDPLEAQRIGRAAPLVDGWDRSRFPVMEEIVTAKFTHNLDLAAQLHATTGSLLLEGNDWHDQTWGSCRCDEHHDIPGANALGVILMAMRLRLFAKRPSLEP from the coding sequence ATGAGCGGGTTATGGGTGCCGGTGATTGACCGGTTCCGTGGTGAGCACTTCTTTCTGTCGAACTTCTATCCCGCTATCACACCGCACCGTGGCCGAATATTCGCGACGAGCGAGCACGCGTACATGGCAGCAAAGACCGACGACACGGATGCCCGCGCGGCCATCCTTGCCTCAGTAGATCCGTTGGAGGCGCAGCGGATTGGCCGCGCGGCGCCACTCGTAGACGGGTGGGATCGCAGCCGCTTCCCCGTGATGGAGGAGATCGTCACCGCGAAATTCACTCACAACCTTGATTTGGCCGCGCAGCTCCACGCAACAACCGGCAGCCTGCTGTTGGAAGGCAACGACTGGCACGACCAGACCTGGGGATCATGCCGGTGCGATGAGCATCACGACATCCCGGGCGCGAATGCCCTGGGCGTCATCCTGATGGCCATGCGGCTGAGACTGTTCGCAAAGCGGCCTTCGTTAGAACCCTGA
- a CDS encoding WhiB family transcriptional regulator yields the protein MTAPWVELTAAVLSGVPKLPGALCAGRSELFDGDTDDATARAAELCRRCPARDPCGAWAETLAHNRAHGVLAGQRREWGQPP from the coding sequence GTGACTGCCCCGTGGGTTGAGCTGACGGCCGCGGTCCTCTCCGGAGTGCCGAAGCTCCCGGGCGCACTCTGCGCCGGCCGCTCCGAGCTGTTCGACGGCGACACCGACGACGCGACTGCCCGGGCGGCGGAGCTCTGTCGCCGCTGTCCGGCCCGTGACCCGTGCGGTGCATGGGCGGAGACGTTGGCGCACAACCGCGCTCACGGCGTCCTGGCCGGCCAACGCCGCGAGTGGGGTCAGCCACCCTAG
- a CDS encoding DNA primase family protein — translation MPPADDGVTHSGQVRMAYRLAAAFRDRLLHVHGIGWHYWDGKRWAEDDRGRAKRAVLSVLRTALAESLDDKRLRADVQRCESDAGITGTLGVAAALLPFAATLADLDPDPYLLNAANGVLDLRTMELSEHHPRHRMTKVTTAAYDPDVPTGRWSSFLERILPDPAVRDYMQRLCGVALVGRVIEHVLPILVGLGGNGKGTFYTALLHALGDYGLAAEPNLLMHQDNAHPTGEMDLRGKRFVVVSETQEAKRLNEATMKRLTGGDPIRARRMRQDFVQFDPSHTAVLVTNHLPRVSGDSKAVWDRLRVVPFNVTMRDTPDDDKDLSEKLRLDADLILSWAVAGWTDYQERGGLDAPDAVRVATDKYQQDSDEVARFVADECVTSSPVLKATTSQLFEAWQKWRIPEGIPEISRKAFGQSLDTHGYPVTDRSQDGRWRGGIGLKVAAGQ, via the coding sequence ATGCCCCCAGCCGACGACGGCGTGACGCACTCTGGGCAAGTTCGCATGGCCTACCGGCTCGCAGCCGCTTTCCGCGACCGACTGCTGCATGTGCATGGGATCGGCTGGCACTACTGGGACGGTAAACGCTGGGCCGAGGACGACCGCGGCCGCGCCAAACGCGCGGTTCTCTCCGTACTGCGGACGGCGCTCGCTGAATCCTTAGACGATAAGAGGCTTCGCGCCGACGTTCAGCGTTGCGAGTCCGATGCAGGCATCACCGGCACGCTTGGAGTGGCGGCCGCACTGCTTCCATTCGCGGCAACGCTGGCAGACCTCGACCCCGACCCGTACCTGCTCAACGCGGCAAATGGGGTGTTGGACCTGCGCACGATGGAACTATCCGAGCACCACCCGCGACACCGTATGACGAAGGTGACCACGGCAGCATACGACCCTGATGTACCTACCGGCCGATGGTCGTCTTTCCTTGAGCGCATACTGCCCGATCCGGCGGTGCGCGACTACATGCAGCGACTATGCGGTGTAGCGCTGGTCGGCCGAGTCATCGAGCACGTATTGCCGATCCTGGTTGGCCTCGGCGGCAACGGAAAAGGCACCTTCTACACCGCCCTATTGCATGCGCTCGGCGATTACGGGCTCGCAGCTGAACCCAATCTGCTCATGCACCAAGACAACGCGCACCCCACTGGCGAAATGGATCTTCGCGGCAAGCGATTCGTTGTCGTAAGCGAAACGCAGGAGGCCAAGCGACTCAACGAGGCGACGATGAAACGGCTGACCGGCGGCGATCCGATCCGCGCGCGGCGAATGCGACAAGACTTCGTGCAATTCGATCCGAGTCACACGGCGGTGCTGGTAACCAACCATCTGCCCCGAGTCTCTGGGGACAGCAAGGCGGTCTGGGATCGCCTCAGAGTCGTGCCGTTCAACGTCACCATGCGCGATACTCCCGATGACGACAAAGACCTGTCGGAGAAACTACGCCTGGATGCAGACCTAATCCTGAGCTGGGCTGTGGCGGGATGGACTGACTACCAGGAACGCGGCGGTCTCGACGCCCCGGACGCTGTGCGAGTAGCCACCGACAAATACCAGCAAGATTCCGACGAAGTTGCTCGGTTCGTCGCCGACGAATGTGTCACCAGCTCGCCAGTGCTCAAGGCCACCACATCGCAACTTTTCGAAGCTTGGCAAAAGTGGCGGATACCAGAAGGCATTCCCGAGATCTCCCGGAAGGCATTCGGCCAGTCGCTCGACACCCATGGCTACCCGGTAACTGACAGGAGCCAGGACGGTCGGTGGCGCGGCGGCATCGGTCTAAAAGTGGCGGCCGGCCAATGA